A region from the Drosophila ananassae strain 14024-0371.13 chromosome 2L, ASM1763931v2, whole genome shotgun sequence genome encodes:
- the LOC6501362 gene encoding histone acetyltransferase KAT6A, whose translation MERFAFKIDAALKANLYKICRLCGIDNPEKVQIENATDIIDLDEPSLCQKVYELVGFKVSSADKMPQTMCSLCVDKINDFYEFREMCYATNKQTRNLLGLQQLEPEKLENFHPVVKEEPPMPYTGPRRGRKRKVPKEWLRNNLLKAQKLRLQQEDSGYLVPKSEQEIKEEPLDRPNTRNAPKRRKTACTVCGEKFMSKELAERHKSQVHVPSIPRYICNACNQTHHRPRDIRAHQLWHKLSKTPYKCPLCDASLANAYAFTRHVREHTPPTPVQLLVLDRECPLCKTTFVTNYLYNTHRCAIRKRKCGGCSRALNTESAYMRHAPWCAKIYLHHSTHILPEVVNNESQIQIKNEVEEFDLSGLPPATAMPADFVIDDEMQPIVVLERLSSPLLAASTEANRPGPSKNKSSERVSSKKYLKRVDQLLKNTMSTLVSIKHEPEVHINDTGPTEQPDVETDPEEEEARDPPELEDHFMAGNYDSDEEPTTSSNAIGTENYANVSSISVKQELVDEAYEKQLEVKSEPLKLKLKITKNHGKLNSSIIDDLDEAGLASGREHKKKKKRKHKEREKEAPSDTALNVPMVNIKQEPIDRDSASAGLVPEATVMTTIPITQIGNSFASESEQLQESVAHEEMLSENEDVKPNIQELDRLMQISHVVSGVDMAEEAMPLERAVEANENEVATKQSPPRPRSTARKSTAGAVRKPSIPENNSPLPQIVAVEGGDAVTFNMVPDVRIKAEPLYHGYADGEPDDEHTALEEINHNEKLEAENAYSNSMDLGNVPVKQERDLDISDEQTDSHFNGLNKGTDSEDDDGNEDSSADEAEEAMEEEEKRIYREIEMPPLEPQDEIEKAAPSAPNLYDSEASAGIKSDATPVNLVITNICSQAEESFNKPTGAVGSSNLSNESQSLASAERVNPASPDETQEQDVIEATFPETVESHESLENSSVGAASCAVEDRISPPVAEEDPPPSTSSTLHNQGDSGLPAVCESQAVSTPPNEPPERSEKPDRNPRTEAFNAESLPAMSHSSPKDSEAQALPVSTSCVENNYASDEEQQNVLNHELSEQQEQPQPQLEEPIPPANVSGSDEEAENRINEQQQQLELQGPNGEDQRQQRCQEPDDSNINEIAENNNNANIERELQDDALGAQENVNQ comes from the exons ATGGAACGGTTCGCCTTCAAGATTGACGCGGCGCTGAAGGCAAACCTCTACAAGATATGTCGGCTGTGCGGCATCGATAATCCTGAAAAAGTTCAGATTGAAAATGCGACAGATATTATTGACCTGGACGAGCCCAGTCTGTGCCAGAAGGTCTACGAACTGGTTGGGTTTAAG GTTTCGTCCGCTGACAAAATGCCGCAGACAATGTGCAGCCTGTGCGTGGATAAAATCAATGATTTCTACGAGTTCAGGGAGATGTGCTATGCCACCAATAAGCAAACGCGCAACCTGCTGGGTCTCCAGCAACTAGAGCCGGAGAAG CTTGAGAATTTTCATCCTGTAGTTAAGGAGGAGCCTCCAATGCCCTACACAGGTCCCAGGCGCGGAAGAAAAAGGAAAGTGCCCAAGGAATGGCTTAGAAACAACTTGCTTAAGGCTCAGAAGCTGAGACTGCAGCAGGAGGACTCTGGTTACCTTGTACCGAAATCAGAGCAAGAAAT AAAAGAGGAGCCCCTAGATCGCCCAAATACAAGGAATGCTCCCAAGAGAAGGAAAACCGCATGCACCGTATGTGGAGAGAAATTTATGAGTAAGGAGCTCGCGGAAAGGCATAAGAGCCAGGTACACGTGCCTTCAATTCCGCGCTACATATGCAACGCTTGCAATCAGACACATCACAGACCGCGAGACATCCGGGCTCATCAGCTGTGGCATAAGCTCTCGAAGACGCCCTACAAATGTCCACTGTGCGATGCCAGCCTTGCTAACGCCTACGCCTTTACCCGCCACGTGCGCGAGCATACGCCACCGACGCCAGTCCAGTTACTTGTCCTGGATCGCGAGTGCCCGCTGTGCAAAACGACATTCGTCACAAACTATCTTTACAATACCCACCGATGTGCCATTCGAAAACGTAAGTGTGGGGGTTGCAGTCGTGCTTTGAACACAGAATCTGCTTACATGCGGCATGCCCCCTGGTGTGCGAAGATCTATCTCCACCACTCAACTCACATTCTGCCTGAGGTGGTGAATAATGAGTCCCAGATACAGATCAAGAACGAAGTTGAAGAATTCGATCTAAGTGGCCTTCCACCGGCTACCGCTATGCCGGCAGATTTCGTGATAGACGATGAAATGCAGCCAATAGTGGTCCTGGAACGCCTGTCGTCTCCCCTATTGGCGGCATCGACGGAGGCCAACAGACCCGGCCCGTCAAAGAACAAGAGTAGCGAACGAGTATCCTCTAAGAAGTACTTGAAGCGTGTGGATCAGCTACTAAAGAACACAATGAGTACTTTGGTTAGCATCAAGCACGAGCCAGAAGTGCACATCAATGACACAGGACCAACTGAACAGCCGGATGTCGAAACTGATCCAGAGGAGGAAGAAGCTCGAGATCCACCTGAGCTTGAAGATCATTTCATGGCCGGTAACTATGACAGTGATGAAGAACCAACGACATCTTCAAACGCGATTGGCACTGAAAACTATGCCAATGTTTCTTCTATTTCCGTAAAGCAAGAACTCGTAGACGAGGCCTACGAGAAACAATTGGAGGTTAAGTCGGAGCCGcttaaactaaaattaaaaataactaagAATCATGGCAAGCTTAACTCCTCAATTATCGATGATCTCGATGAGGCCGGCTTGGCGTCTGGCAGAGAAcacaaaaagaagaagaaacgtAAACACAAAGAAAGGGAGAAGGAGGCCCCCTCTGACACTGCCTTGAATGTGCCCATGGTCAATATTAAGCAGGAACCAATCGACAGAGATAGTGCGTCTGCTGGCTTGGTCCCAGAGGCCACAGTTATGACCACCATACCCATCACCCAAATCGGGAACAGTTTCGCAAGTGAGAGTGAACAGCTGCAAGAATCGGTGGCGCATGAGGAGATGCTTTCGGAGAATGAGGATGTTAAACCAAATATTCAGGAATTGGATCGTCTTATGCAGATATCGCACGTAGTAAGTGGTGTGGATATGGCGGAAGAGGCCATGCCCTTGGAAAGAGCTGTGGAAGCGAATGAGAATGAGGTGGCTACGAAACAGTCTCCGCCAAGACCTAGGTCCACCGCGCGGAAGAGCACTGCTGGGGCCGTGCGCAAGCCATCTATTCCAGAGAATAACTCACCTTTGCCGCAGATCGTGGCGGTGGAAGGTGGCGATGCAGTCACCTTTAACATGGTACCGGATGTTCGCATTAAGGCAGAGCCTCTTTATCACGGATATGCAGACGGTGAACCAGACGACGAACATACCGCCTTGGAAGAGATAAACCATAACGAAAAACTGGAGGCAGAAAATGCGTATAGTAACAGTATGGACTTGGGCAACGTTCCTGTCAAGCAAGAAAGGGACTTGGATATATCGGATGAGCAAACTGATTCGCATTTCAATGGATTGAATAAGGGAACCGACAGCGAAGATGACGATGGGAATGAAGATTCGTCGGCTGACGAAGCCGAGGAAGccatggaggaggaggagaagcgCATCTATCGCGAAATAGAGATGCCGCCATTGGAACCGCAAGACGAAATTGAAAAAGCCGCGCCCTCAGCACCCAACCTTTACGATTCAGAGGCTTCTGCAGGCATTAAATCAGATGCTACCCCAGTTAACTTGGTCATAACCAATATCTGCAGCCAAGCAGAAGAAAGTTTCAATAAACCTACGGGGGCTGTAGGTAGTTCTAATCTTTCCAATGAAAGTCAATCCTTGGCATCTGCTGAAAGAGTTAATCCTGCATCTCCTGATGAAACACAGGAGCAAGATGTTATTGAGGCAACCTTTCCAGAAACTGTAGAGAGTCATGAGAGTTTGGAGAATTCCTCTGTTGGTGCTGCTAGTTGTGCTGTTGAAGACCGTATTAGTCCCCCCGTTGCTGAGGAAGATCCCCCTCCAAGCACTAGTTCTACTCTGCACAACCAGGGAGATTCAGGATTACCGGCTGTATGTGAAAGCCAAGCTGTCTCCACCCCACCCAACGAACCCCCAGAACGTTCTGAGAAACCCGATAGGAACCCAAGAACCGAAGCATTTAATGCGGAATCTTTACCAGCAATGTCCCATAGTTCCCCCAAAGACAGTGAAGCTCAAGCCCTCCCTGTTAGCACGTCATGTGTAGAAAATAACTATGCCAGTGATGAGGAGCAACAAAATGTACTCAACCACGAACTTTCGGAGCAACAGGAGCAGCCTCAGCCTCAATTGGAGGAACCCATTCCGCCGGCAAACGTTTCTGGATCCGACGAGGAGGCTGAGAACCGCATCAatgagcagcagcaacagctggAGCTCCAGGGCCCTAATGGGGAGGATCAGCGACAGCAACGCTGCCAAGAACCCGACGACTCTAACATCAACGAGATTGCTGAGAACAATAACAACGCCAATATTGAGCGCGAACTGCAAGACGATGCGTTAGGGGCTCAGGAAAATGTTAATCAATAG
- the LOC6499221 gene encoding neural Wiskott-Aldrich syndrome protein isoform X3: MRRRLKTLNTAVVQIYKTEGSAHAHWKKRHTGVVCFVKDSAIRSYFMRAYCLIKNELIWEHEIYDDMEVVKSRPFLLTFEGSDGHVGLNFVSEEECDSFFRIVDATIETRNRKRQEKRNRQKSQQAPNVPQQPVAREPFRPPPMQTGLSSTDGGPVKLRNNMINSVTLTPAPTKNSFLSSKIGLSSHSKDKKRKVTKADISQPTDFKHVSHVGWDADKGFDLSGNENDEVLNEFFLKAGVSELQLKDRDTRAFIYDFIQSNNVLASVKQDSVESPTETTRHMPPPVPSRQHHQSQNGNQRTAPPPPPARQPPPPVPTTVPGASRAPPPPSRPPPISINTAPPPPPVCAPAVAPPPPPPPPPAAAPPPPPPPMPVGEIPVITTTHAPIQAARPPPVAAAPDPRNALMDAIRKGTTLKKVDTAALSTGSGDSRSDLMSEIRQGFELRPAAERELGSQRNSESTGGTDALADALRRALAARGNAMHSDDDESTGSSDNDGEWD; encoded by the exons ATGAGGCGTAGACTGAAG ACACTGAACACGGCCGTGGTGCAGATCTACAAGACGGAGGGCAGTGCCCACGCCCACTGGAAGAAGCGCCACACCGGTGTTGTCTGCTTCGTTAAGGACAGCGCCATCCGATCGTATTTTATGCGCGCCTATTGCCTGATTAAGAACGAGCTAATCTGGGAGCACGAGATTTACGATGACATGGAGGTGGTCAAGTCGAGACCCTTCCTGCTCACCTTCGAGGGCAGC GACGGCCACGTTGGTCTTAACTTTGTCTCTGAGGAGGAGTGTGACTCCTTTTTCCGCATTGTGGACGCCACCATTGAAACGCGAAATCGCAAGCGCCAGGAAAAGCGCAACCGTCAGAAGAGCCAACAAGCACCCAATGTGCCGCAACAACCGGTGGCACGGGAACCCTTCCGACCGCCGCCAATGCAGACAGGACTCTCCTCCACTGACGGTGGTCCAGTTAAGTTACGTAACAACATGATCAACTCGGTAACGCTGACGCCGGCGCCGACGAAAAACAGCTTCCTGTCGAGCAAGATTGGACTGAGCAGCCACTCCAAGGACAAGAAGCGCAAAGTGACCAAAGCAGACATCAGCCAGCCGACGGACTTTAAACATGTCAGCCACGTCGGTTGGGACGCGGACAAGGGCTTCGATCTGTCTGGCAACGAAAACGATGAGGTTCTCAATGAGTTCTTCCTCAAGGCAGGTGTTTCCGAGCTGCAGTTGAAGGATCGGGACACCCGTGCCTTTATCTATGACTTCATACAGAGCAACAATGTATTGGCGTCGGTGAAGCAGGACAGTGTAGAGTCACCCACAGAAACAACGCGGCACATGCCGCCCCCGGTGCCAAGTCGCCAGCATCAT CAGTCGCAGAATGGCAACCAAAGAACtgcgccaccgccaccgccggcGAGGCAGCCACCGCCTCCTGTGCCTACCACAGTCCCGGGAGCCTCGCGCGCTCCTCCACCACCCAGTAGACCTCCACCTATCAGCATCAACACCgcaccaccaccgccgccagTCTGTGCGCCCGCTGTAGCA ccaccacctccaccaccgccaccaccagcagcagcgccgccaccaccacccccgcCCATGCCAGTTGGAGAGATACCCGTCATCACGACCACACACGCTCCCATCCAAGCGGCCAGACCACCTCCAGTGGCAGCTGCTCCAGATCCACGCAACGCTCTAATGGATGCCATTCGAAAGGGAACAACCTTAAAG AAAGTGGACACTGCTGCACTTAGCACCGGTAGCGGCGACTCTCGCAGCGATCTGATGTCGGAAATTCGCCAGGGCTTCGAACTCAGACCGGCGGCCGAACGCGAGCTTGGCAGTCAGCGGAACAGCGAAAGTACCGGCGGCACAGACGCCTTGGCCGATGCACTGCGTCGGGCACTGGCAGCGCGCGGAAATGCAATGCATTCGGACGACGATGAGTCTACGGGGTCCTCGGACAACGACGGCGAGTGGGACTAA
- the LOC6499221 gene encoding neural Wiskott-Aldrich syndrome protein isoform X2, protein MSAMRSQDGPQAASGPRPKINAASSLLTQDENDAVFKLLGKKCQTLNTAVVQIYKTEGSAHAHWKKRHTGVVCFVKDSAIRSYFMRAYCLIKNELIWEHEIYDDMEVVKSRPFLLTFEGSDGHVGLNFVSEEECDSFFRIVDATIETRNRKRQEKRNRQKSQQAPNVPQQPVAREPFRPPPMQTGLSSTDGGPVKLRNNMINSVTLTPAPTKNSFLSSKIGLSSHSKDKKRKVTKADISQPTDFKHVSHVGWDADKGFDLSGNENDEVLNEFFLKAGVSELQLKDRDTRAFIYDFIQSNNVLASVKQDSVESPTETTRHMPPPVPSRQHHSQNGNQRTAPPPPPARQPPPPVPTTVPGASRAPPPPSRPPPISINTAPPPPPVCAPAVAPPPPPPPPPAAAPPPPPPPMPVGEIPVITTTHAPIQAARPPPVAAAPDPRNALMDAIRKGTTLKKVDTAALSTGSGDSRSDLMSEIRQGFELRPAAERELGSQRNSESTGGTDALADALRRALAARGNAMHSDDDESTGSSDNDGEWD, encoded by the exons ATGAGCGCCATGAGGTCGCAGGACGGTCCACAGGCAGCATCGGGGCCGCGGCCAAAGATCAACGCTGCCAGCTCGCTGCTCACCCAGGACGAGAACGACGCCGTCTTCAAGCTCTTGGGCAAAAAGTGTCAG ACACTGAACACGGCCGTGGTGCAGATCTACAAGACGGAGGGCAGTGCCCACGCCCACTGGAAGAAGCGCCACACCGGTGTTGTCTGCTTCGTTAAGGACAGCGCCATCCGATCGTATTTTATGCGCGCCTATTGCCTGATTAAGAACGAGCTAATCTGGGAGCACGAGATTTACGATGACATGGAGGTGGTCAAGTCGAGACCCTTCCTGCTCACCTTCGAGGGCAGC GACGGCCACGTTGGTCTTAACTTTGTCTCTGAGGAGGAGTGTGACTCCTTTTTCCGCATTGTGGACGCCACCATTGAAACGCGAAATCGCAAGCGCCAGGAAAAGCGCAACCGTCAGAAGAGCCAACAAGCACCCAATGTGCCGCAACAACCGGTGGCACGGGAACCCTTCCGACCGCCGCCAATGCAGACAGGACTCTCCTCCACTGACGGTGGTCCAGTTAAGTTACGTAACAACATGATCAACTCGGTAACGCTGACGCCGGCGCCGACGAAAAACAGCTTCCTGTCGAGCAAGATTGGACTGAGCAGCCACTCCAAGGACAAGAAGCGCAAAGTGACCAAAGCAGACATCAGCCAGCCGACGGACTTTAAACATGTCAGCCACGTCGGTTGGGACGCGGACAAGGGCTTCGATCTGTCTGGCAACGAAAACGATGAGGTTCTCAATGAGTTCTTCCTCAAGGCAGGTGTTTCCGAGCTGCAGTTGAAGGATCGGGACACCCGTGCCTTTATCTATGACTTCATACAGAGCAACAATGTATTGGCGTCGGTGAAGCAGGACAGTGTAGAGTCACCCACAGAAACAACGCGGCACATGCCGCCCCCGGTGCCAAGTCGCCAGCATCAT TCGCAGAATGGCAACCAAAGAACtgcgccaccgccaccgccggcGAGGCAGCCACCGCCTCCTGTGCCTACCACAGTCCCGGGAGCCTCGCGCGCTCCTCCACCACCCAGTAGACCTCCACCTATCAGCATCAACACCgcaccaccaccgccgccagTCTGTGCGCCCGCTGTAGCA ccaccacctccaccaccgccaccaccagcagcagcgccgccaccaccacccccgcCCATGCCAGTTGGAGAGATACCCGTCATCACGACCACACACGCTCCCATCCAAGCGGCCAGACCACCTCCAGTGGCAGCTGCTCCAGATCCACGCAACGCTCTAATGGATGCCATTCGAAAGGGAACAACCTTAAAG AAAGTGGACACTGCTGCACTTAGCACCGGTAGCGGCGACTCTCGCAGCGATCTGATGTCGGAAATTCGCCAGGGCTTCGAACTCAGACCGGCGGCCGAACGCGAGCTTGGCAGTCAGCGGAACAGCGAAAGTACCGGCGGCACAGACGCCTTGGCCGATGCACTGCGTCGGGCACTGGCAGCGCGCGGAAATGCAATGCATTCGGACGACGATGAGTCTACGGGGTCCTCGGACAACGACGGCGAGTGGGACTAA
- the LOC6499221 gene encoding neural Wiskott-Aldrich syndrome protein isoform X1: MSAMRSQDGPQAASGPRPKINAASSLLTQDENDAVFKLLGKKCQTLNTAVVQIYKTEGSAHAHWKKRHTGVVCFVKDSAIRSYFMRAYCLIKNELIWEHEIYDDMEVVKSRPFLLTFEGSDGHVGLNFVSEEECDSFFRIVDATIETRNRKRQEKRNRQKSQQAPNVPQQPVAREPFRPPPMQTGLSSTDGGPVKLRNNMINSVTLTPAPTKNSFLSSKIGLSSHSKDKKRKVTKADISQPTDFKHVSHVGWDADKGFDLSGNENDEVLNEFFLKAGVSELQLKDRDTRAFIYDFIQSNNVLASVKQDSVESPTETTRHMPPPVPSRQHHQSQNGNQRTAPPPPPARQPPPPVPTTVPGASRAPPPPSRPPPISINTAPPPPPVCAPAVAPPPPPPPPPAAAPPPPPPPMPVGEIPVITTTHAPIQAARPPPVAAAPDPRNALMDAIRKGTTLKKVDTAALSTGSGDSRSDLMSEIRQGFELRPAAERELGSQRNSESTGGTDALADALRRALAARGNAMHSDDDESTGSSDNDGEWD; the protein is encoded by the exons ATGAGCGCCATGAGGTCGCAGGACGGTCCACAGGCAGCATCGGGGCCGCGGCCAAAGATCAACGCTGCCAGCTCGCTGCTCACCCAGGACGAGAACGACGCCGTCTTCAAGCTCTTGGGCAAAAAGTGTCAG ACACTGAACACGGCCGTGGTGCAGATCTACAAGACGGAGGGCAGTGCCCACGCCCACTGGAAGAAGCGCCACACCGGTGTTGTCTGCTTCGTTAAGGACAGCGCCATCCGATCGTATTTTATGCGCGCCTATTGCCTGATTAAGAACGAGCTAATCTGGGAGCACGAGATTTACGATGACATGGAGGTGGTCAAGTCGAGACCCTTCCTGCTCACCTTCGAGGGCAGC GACGGCCACGTTGGTCTTAACTTTGTCTCTGAGGAGGAGTGTGACTCCTTTTTCCGCATTGTGGACGCCACCATTGAAACGCGAAATCGCAAGCGCCAGGAAAAGCGCAACCGTCAGAAGAGCCAACAAGCACCCAATGTGCCGCAACAACCGGTGGCACGGGAACCCTTCCGACCGCCGCCAATGCAGACAGGACTCTCCTCCACTGACGGTGGTCCAGTTAAGTTACGTAACAACATGATCAACTCGGTAACGCTGACGCCGGCGCCGACGAAAAACAGCTTCCTGTCGAGCAAGATTGGACTGAGCAGCCACTCCAAGGACAAGAAGCGCAAAGTGACCAAAGCAGACATCAGCCAGCCGACGGACTTTAAACATGTCAGCCACGTCGGTTGGGACGCGGACAAGGGCTTCGATCTGTCTGGCAACGAAAACGATGAGGTTCTCAATGAGTTCTTCCTCAAGGCAGGTGTTTCCGAGCTGCAGTTGAAGGATCGGGACACCCGTGCCTTTATCTATGACTTCATACAGAGCAACAATGTATTGGCGTCGGTGAAGCAGGACAGTGTAGAGTCACCCACAGAAACAACGCGGCACATGCCGCCCCCGGTGCCAAGTCGCCAGCATCAT CAGTCGCAGAATGGCAACCAAAGAACtgcgccaccgccaccgccggcGAGGCAGCCACCGCCTCCTGTGCCTACCACAGTCCCGGGAGCCTCGCGCGCTCCTCCACCACCCAGTAGACCTCCACCTATCAGCATCAACACCgcaccaccaccgccgccagTCTGTGCGCCCGCTGTAGCA ccaccacctccaccaccgccaccaccagcagcagcgccgccaccaccacccccgcCCATGCCAGTTGGAGAGATACCCGTCATCACGACCACACACGCTCCCATCCAAGCGGCCAGACCACCTCCAGTGGCAGCTGCTCCAGATCCACGCAACGCTCTAATGGATGCCATTCGAAAGGGAACAACCTTAAAG AAAGTGGACACTGCTGCACTTAGCACCGGTAGCGGCGACTCTCGCAGCGATCTGATGTCGGAAATTCGCCAGGGCTTCGAACTCAGACCGGCGGCCGAACGCGAGCTTGGCAGTCAGCGGAACAGCGAAAGTACCGGCGGCACAGACGCCTTGGCCGATGCACTGCGTCGGGCACTGGCAGCGCGCGGAAATGCAATGCATTCGGACGACGATGAGTCTACGGGGTCCTCGGACAACGACGGCGAGTGGGACTAA
- the LOC6501363 gene encoding histone H1, gonadal gives MPNKKNVTFEDGFIEFEDSSSPATSQESNSGGEEEEDEELEESNAEESDSGEHPSDSEAANHPYPTPPPDEGSKLPNGKEKSKQKTKGSVLSLATMAIEKLASRSGSSVKAIIKYLKSEGYQWDEEKRFSRLLTSALKKGVANGQFEQVKMSFKISEQAKKTSKAVEKMKAKKQKEKEAAKDKEMKAKKKEMEKEKKKKAKEAEKERAKVTKAKEKQHPAKKTERKTKQPSKKAMAQEGANTAPPKAKGAALEAIQAVLETPKSAPPAPRSKTARSKVEVSSAGKSKKKPRKSIGSLAQTKSSKPSVKAVKKLVSAKAPHEADESTANIVDAQATSTPQVAPPKGKRMRKV, from the exons atgccaaacaaaaaaaacgtaACTTTTGAAGATGGTTTCATCGAATTTGAGGACTCTTCCTCTCCAGCGACCTCCCAGGAATCCAATTCTGGTGGCGAAGAAGAAGAGGACGAGGAATTAGAGGAGTCCAATGCTGAAGAATCTGACTCTGGTGAACATCCTTCCGATTCTGAAGCAGCCAATCATCCATATCCTACTCCGCCACCCGATGAGGGTTCGAAATTGCCAAATGGCAAGGAAAAATCCAAACAGAAAACGAAAGGCTCCGTTCTCTCGTTGGCCACAATGGCCATCGAAAAGCTGGCCAGTCGATCTGGATCCTCCGTAAAAGCTATCATTAAATATCTCAAATCGGAGGGCTATCAGTGGGACGAAGAGAAGCGCTTCAGCCGTCTTCTGACTAGTGCTCTCAAAAAGGGCGTGGCAAATGGGCAGTTCGAGCAGGTGAAAATGTCCTTCAAAATTTCCGAGCAGGCCAAGAAAACCTCCAAGGCAGTGGAGAAAATGAAAGCTAAGAAGCAAAAGGAGAAAGAGGCGGCGAAGGATAAGGAAATGAAGGCTAAAAAGAAGGAAATGgagaaagaaaagaagaaaaaggcCAAAGAGGCCGAAAAAGAGAGGGCAAAGGTCACTAAAGCCAAGGAAAAGCAACATCCAGCCAAAAAAACCGagcgaaaaacaaaacaa CCCTCCAAGAAAGCAATGGCTCAAGAGGGAGCCAACACAGCTCCGCCGAAAGCGAAGGGGGCCGCCCTGGAGGCAATACAGGCTGTCTTGGAAACTCCAAAATCAGCTCCACCTGCCCCGAGAAGCAAGACTGCCAGGTCCAAGGTGGAAGTATCCAGCGCTGGGAAATCAAAGAAAAAGCCCCGAAAATCCATTGGATCCCTTGCGCAGACAAAGAGTTCAAAGCCAAGTGTGAAGGCGGTCAAGAAGCTGGTATCCGCCAAAGCTCCACACGAGGCTGATGAATCAACGGCGAATATAGTTGATGCCCAGGCCACGTCCACTCCACAAGTTGCTCCACCAAAGGGAAAGCGCATGCGTAAAGTTTGA
- the LOC6499220 gene encoding solute carrier family 41 member 1, with product MANTPDPLKPAVSSDEIYQERWYSTFIQIAIPFFLAGTGTICAGLLLGNVQDWTVYREMNELFVLVSVLGGLKGNLDMCVAARMCTHSNMGQLSDRSSVIQILVGNMALVQLQAIVCAIFLSSIATLIHFVVQPDHERLKHFPIVTSSALLTASISCFILDSILMSVILFSQKYHFNPDYMATPFVASLGDVVTISMLSFTAAVLYELSESHSWVCICLMAFYIFVLLPLWLTVVLRNSYVRPILMTSWIPVIGALCISQVAGFVLSFTVDDFRGIAVFSPIINGIGGNMVSVQSSNMGSILHQRSELGQVPEDTRILEWPHRVYYLGTIYSRVSRILIAISVPGNVILVYVADYLYMSYISVRWPFLVGFVITSLFLLLILLWIAHALVHLLWWRKIDPDTAAIPYLTALGDALGTGLLAIMFHLLRLANEEYQTKQLPWLRLNYDSLRGKAN from the coding sequence ATGGCGAATACACCGGATCCTCTCAAGCCGGCAGTCTCGTCCGATGAGATCTATCAGGAACGCTGGTACTCCACTTTCATCCAGATTGCTATACCCTTTTTCCTGGCTGGTACCGGCACCATTTGTGCAGGTCTGTTGCTCGGAAATGTACAGGATTGGACGGTGTACCGTGAGATGAATGAGCTCTTCGTGCTCGTATCTGTTTTAGGAGGATTAAAAGGCAATCTGGACATGTGTGTAGCGGCAAGGATGTGTACCCACTCGAATATGGGACAACTATCGGATCGAAGTTCTGTGATTCAGATCCTAGTTGGTAACATGGCACTGGTCCAGTTACAGGCCATCGTTTGCGCCATATTTCTGAGCAGTATTGCTACTTTGATTCATTTTGTGGTGCAGCCGGATCATGAGAGGTTGAAACACTTTCCCATCGTGACTTCATCTGCCTTGCTTACGGCCAGCATTTCCTGCTTCATCTTGGACTCCATTCTGATGAGTGTCATACTCTTCTCCCAGAAATATCACTTCAATCCGGACTACATGGCGACACCCTTTGTGGCTTCCCTTGGCGATGTGGTTACCATCAGCATGCTGTCCTTCACTGCAGCGGTGCTTTACGAGCTAAGCGAATCACATTCATGGGTCTGTATCTGTCTGATGGCCTTTTATATTTTCGTTTTGTTGCCCTTGTGGCTGACTGTGGTGCTGCGGAACAGTTACGTCCGCCCCATCCTCATGACTAGCTGGATACCGGTGATCGGAGCTCTATGCATTAGCCAAGTAGCCGGGTTTGTGCTCAGTTTCACCGTAGATGACTTTCGTGGAATCGCGGTGTTCTCACCAATTATCAACGGAATTGGCGGCAACATGGTATCAGTTCAGTCCAGCAACATGGGCAGCATCCTTCATCAGCGCTCCGAGTTAGGTCAAGTGCCCGAGGACACGCGCATTTTGGAATGGCCACATCGAGTGTACTACCTGGGCACCATTTACTCCCGCGTGTCACGTATTCTCATCGCCATATCCGTGCCGGGCAACGTTATACTCGTCTACGTGGCCGACTATCTATACATGTCGTACATATCCGTGCGCTGGCCCTTTCTGGTCGGTTTTGTTATCACCAGCTTGTTTCTGCTCCTTATTCTGCTCTGGATAGCCCATGCCCTAGTGCATCTTTTGTGGTGGCGCAAGATAGATCCTGACACGGCAGCGATTCCCTATCTCACCGCTCTGGGGGATGCTCTGGGCACGGGCCTTCTGGCGATTATGTTCCACCTGCTGCGCCTGGCCAATGAAGAGTATCAGACCAAGCAACTGCCCTGGCTGCGACTCAATTATGACAGCCTGCGCGGGAAGgcgaattaa